One Streptococcus sp. DTU_2020_1001019_1_SI_AUS_MUR_006 DNA window includes the following coding sequences:
- a CDS encoding tyrosine-type recombinase/integrase, with amino-acid sequence MPKISSIYPMGNGTYRATVSLGFDVQTGKRIQKFKNGFKTQKEAQEWRLRMLADFGKGSITVNSTMTFKKFLDDYFIPDYKSQVRKRTFDMTQSKFKRLSYFENMKLSDIQAPHVKQWQNAMFIEGLSNNYIRSVHQILQQVFDLAVKLGMLSNNVAKTVGNVKKDRPKVDFWTVEEFQLFISTFDKSNIYELLYFTTFWFFFMTGVRTSELQAVEWSKIDFEKGTVLIDCSMYYKSQKEWYLTDTKSISGVRLLYLDDDTLEHLKYWKKAQSQIGECKFVFSIGDSPLVKSTLKRVLKSHSDYAKIKSIRIHDLRHSHASFMLSLGMNDLEMQNRLGHADIKTTLGTYSHLRPNAMKEVATRMTGKVVVSDNNIRKSKFNGNQHTKNFQSKVLSD; translated from the coding sequence ATGCCTAAAATATCTAGTATCTATCCTATGGGGAATGGAACGTATAGAGCAACTGTTTCTCTAGGTTTTGATGTTCAGACTGGTAAAAGAATACAAAAGTTTAAAAATGGCTTTAAAACGCAAAAGGAAGCTCAAGAGTGGCGCTTACGTATGCTTGCTGACTTTGGTAAAGGTTCTATAACCGTTAATAGCACAATGACTTTTAAAAAGTTTCTTGATGACTATTTTATACCAGATTATAAAAGTCAAGTAAGAAAACGTACTTTTGATATGACACAATCTAAATTTAAAAGACTGTCATATTTTGAAAATATGAAGTTATCAGATATTCAAGCACCTCATGTAAAGCAGTGGCAAAATGCAATGTTTATAGAGGGATTGTCTAATAATTATATTCGTTCTGTTCATCAAATATTACAACAAGTTTTTGATTTAGCAGTTAAATTGGGTATGTTGTCAAATAATGTTGCTAAGACGGTAGGAAACGTAAAAAAAGACCGCCCTAAAGTTGATTTTTGGACGGTGGAAGAATTTCAGCTATTCATTAGTACATTTGATAAATCTAATATCTATGAATTATTGTACTTTACTACATTTTGGTTTTTCTTTATGACTGGAGTTAGAACAAGTGAATTACAAGCAGTTGAATGGTCGAAAATAGATTTTGAAAAAGGTACAGTTTTAATAGACTGTTCAATGTATTATAAAAGCCAAAAAGAGTGGTATCTTACTGATACAAAATCTATATCAGGTGTAAGACTTTTGTATCTTGATGATGATACATTAGAACATTTGAAATATTGGAAGAAAGCACAATCTCAGATAGGAGAATGTAAATTTGTATTTTCCATAGGAGATAGTCCGTTGGTAAAATCAACTCTTAAACGTGTTCTAAAATCTCATAGTGATTACGCAAAAATAAAATCAATAAGGATTCACGATTTAAGGCACTCTCATGCCAGCTTTATGCTCTCTCTAGGAATGAATGATTTAGAAATGCAAAATCGTCTAGGACATGCTGATATTAAGACAACACTTGGAACGTACTCTCATTTAAGACCAAATGCTATGAAAGAAGTAGCTACTAGAATGACTGGGAAAGTAGTGGTGAGTGATAATAATATCAGAAAAAGTAAATTTAATGGCAATCAGCATACTAAAAATTTTCAATCTAAAGTTTTGTCTGACTAG
- a CDS encoding DUF3173 family protein gives MFVVKKDLMKLGFSSWQAMMLVKQAKAKLASQGLTWYESKGLGRVPLETVEEILGVKIDEASLVDLEVKEDA, from the coding sequence ATGTTTGTTGTAAAAAAAGATTTAATGAAATTAGGATTTTCAAGTTGGCAAGCTATGATGTTAGTAAAACAGGCTAAAGCAAAATTAGCTAGTCAAGGTTTAACTTGGTATGAAAGTAAAGGTTTAGGACGTGTACCACTTGAAACGGTAGAAGAAATTTTGGGTGTGAAAATAGATGAAGCTAGTCTAGTAGATTTGGAAGTAAAAGAAGATGCCTAA
- a CDS encoding Rep family protein, which yields MTKRIQNRRFLFEQQLKPDFWDWAVSDKKLLENWEDNKTKIFRLIFDCIRELVEEEEFVEVAFIVHDKDISYGTKLVEPHIHGYIDFPRRMDLSKVALALGVEKERVETPKSRGGRHLTRINALAYLIHAKDKDKYQYPASDVETFDTLDYETFINQNKEDFEKYAATKKREKSDESLDLVLSKVYKGELTYFDIMKDDNLYYLMANNRQKFLEGFDIFGERESVLRLEALQNGEYDLTVLYIQGKPGIGKSTLARDIALEVQGALENAGLRGGSYSASSKNPFDNYSGEEILILDDLREDSLAPADWLKLFDPINSARMSARYRNKLVVPRLVIMSAYMSPKQFFGQIQEEDINQYLRRVNYSSEIARKHGMEERFYSVSEVRENRENGHFQRPDGSSVVLNFDYEDLFCSQDKDDFIRKLLEDCIYPRILPKKAKDVTNG from the coding sequence ATGACGAAAAGAATACAAAATAGACGTTTCTTATTTGAGCAACAACTGAAACCAGACTTTTGGGATTGGGCTGTATCAGATAAGAAATTACTTGAGAATTGGGAAGATAATAAGACAAAGATTTTCAGATTAATCTTTGACTGTATCCGTGAATTAGTTGAAGAAGAGGAATTTGTGGAAGTCGCTTTTATCGTCCATGATAAAGATATTTCTTATGGGACAAAATTGGTTGAACCTCATATTCATGGATATATTGATTTCCCAAGAAGAATGGATTTGTCAAAAGTTGCCTTGGCTCTTGGAGTAGAAAAAGAACGTGTAGAAACTCCAAAATCAAGAGGAGGAAGACACCTAACACGTATCAACGCTTTAGCTTATCTTATCCATGCCAAGGATAAAGATAAATATCAGTATCCTGCTAGTGATGTGGAAACATTTGATACGCTTGATTATGAAACCTTTATCAATCAGAATAAAGAAGATTTTGAGAAGTATGCAGCCACGAAAAAGCGTGAGAAATCTGATGAAAGTTTAGATTTGGTATTGTCTAAAGTTTACAAGGGAGAACTTACATATTTTGATATTATGAAAGACGATAATTTGTATTATCTGATGGCAAACAATCGTCAGAAATTCCTTGAGGGCTTTGATATTTTCGGAGAACGTGAAAGTGTTCTACGCTTGGAAGCCTTGCAAAATGGGGAGTATGATTTGACTGTCCTATATATCCAAGGGAAGCCTGGGATTGGTAAGTCTACACTTGCTAGAGATATTGCTTTAGAGGTGCAAGGAGCGCTTGAAAATGCAGGTTTAAGAGGTGGCTCATATTCTGCAAGCTCAAAAAATCCATTTGACAATTATTCAGGAGAGGAAATCCTTATTTTAGATGACTTGCGAGAGGATAGCCTAGCTCCTGCGGATTGGTTGAAGTTATTCGATCCAATCAACTCGGCTAGAATGTCGGCACGCTATCGAAATAAGCTAGTAGTTCCTAGGTTGGTTATTATGTCGGCTTATATGTCTCCAAAACAATTTTTCGGACAAATTCAGGAAGAAGATATAAACCAGTATTTAAGACGGGTCAATTATTCTTCTGAAATCGCTAGAAAGCATGGAATGGAAGAAAGGTTTTATAGTGTTTCAGAAGTTCGAGAGAATAGAGAAAATGGGCATTTCCAACGTCCTGATGGTTCTAGCGTCGTTTTGAACTTTGACTATGAAGATTTGTTTTGTTCGCAAGATAAGGACGATTTTATTCGTAAATTGCTTGAAGATTGTATCTATCCTAGAATATTACCTAAAAAAGCAAAGGACGTGACAAATGGCTAA
- a CDS encoding helix-turn-helix domain-containing protein, with translation MLDFPNRLKEKRKNKGYTQEQMSKLLDIGQSAYAKWENGRTEPTLENIVKLSKILDTSTDELLGRQVNFGDRIIFDISKYDLSNLKNFSEQEIYDLKATIVLELLDESTNTLAVKNRLTIKNKLDKDEESILDALLTESKTFADEIIAFDKFRKSQKSFKWPWQKNNNNLTTKDSNNIK, from the coding sequence ATGTTAGATTTTCCAAACAGATTAAAAGAAAAACGAAAAAATAAAGGATATACCCAAGAACAAATGTCTAAACTGTTAGATATTGGGCAGAGTGCCTATGCCAAGTGGGAAAACGGTCGGACTGAACCCACTCTCGAAAATATAGTAAAACTATCAAAAATACTAGATACTTCCACTGATGAACTATTGGGAAGACAAGTCAATTTTGGAGACAGGATTATATTTGATATATCTAAATATGACTTAAGCAATTTGAAGAACTTTAGTGAACAAGAGATTTATGATTTAAAAGCTACAATAGTTCTTGAATTGTTAGATGAGTCCACAAATACACTAGCAGTCAAAAATAGACTAACTATCAAAAACAAACTTGACAAAGATGAAGAAAGCATTTTAGATGCTTTACTTACTGAATCTAAAACATTTGCAGATGAGATAATAGCATTTGATAAATTCAGAAAATCACAAAAAAGTTTTAAATGGCCTTGGCAAAAAAATAACAACAATTTAACAACAAAAGACTCAAATAATATCAAATAG
- a CDS encoding ABC transporter ATP-binding protein, translating into METILRVESLKKHYGKEPNITKALNGISFQVVKGEFLGIMGSSGSGKTTLLNCLATIIKPTDGSIQMQEKDLGQLKGSQLADYRGKEIGYLFQNFELLDNLTAKENILLPLSLHKVDANESKVRLELLSQYLDISELLDKFPSQLSGGQRQRVAAARALILDPKIVFADEPTGALDSKNATILMQKLSEMNQVEETTILMVTHDSVAASFCNRILFIQDGKLFHEIRRDYPRESQEDFYHRILKVMSALAGGDGNVF; encoded by the coding sequence ATGGAAACAATTTTACGAGTAGAATCATTAAAAAAGCATTATGGAAAAGAGCCGAATATCACCAAAGCCTTGAACGGTATATCTTTTCAAGTTGTCAAAGGTGAGTTCTTAGGGATTATGGGAAGCAGTGGTTCTGGGAAAACAACCCTTCTTAACTGTCTCGCTACTATCATCAAACCAACTGACGGCTCCATTCAAATGCAAGAAAAAGATTTAGGTCAGTTAAAAGGTAGTCAGTTAGCTGATTATCGTGGTAAGGAAATTGGTTACCTATTTCAAAATTTTGAGCTTTTGGACAATCTGACAGCCAAAGAAAATATTTTACTCCCCTTGTCTTTGCACAAGGTCGATGCCAACGAAAGCAAGGTTCGGTTAGAATTGCTTTCCCAATATCTAGATATTTCTGAACTTCTGGATAAGTTCCCATCTCAATTATCAGGTGGTCAACGGCAAAGGGTAGCTGCTGCGCGTGCCTTGATTTTAGACCCTAAGATTGTATTTGCAGATGAGCCCACAGGAGCTTTGGATTCAAAAAATGCGACCATTTTGATGCAAAAATTATCCGAAATGAATCAAGTGGAAGAAACCACCATTCTCATGGTGACCCACGATTCAGTCGCTGCCAGCTTTTGCAACCGCATCTTGTTTATCCAAGACGGAAAACTATTCCATGAAATTCGACGCGATTATCCAAGAGAAAGTCAAGAAGATTTTTACCACAGAATACTAAAGGTCATGTCTGCACTGGCTGGAGGTGATGGCAATGTTTTCTAA